Proteins encoded by one window of Ramlibacter tataouinensis:
- a CDS encoding GMC family oxidoreductase, whose amino-acid sequence MSDNTFDYVIIGAGTAGCLLANRLSADRSKTVLLIEAGRRDDYHWIHIPVGYLYCIGNPRTDWMYRTEPDAGLNGRQLKYPRGKALGGCSSINGMIYMRGQARDYDHWAELTGDPDWRWDRCLPFFKRHEDFYKGADEVHGAGGEWRVERQRLRWDILDAFAQAAQQAGIPHSEDFNRGDNEGVGYFQVNQKNGWRWNTAKAFLRPTCYGRPNFSMWTGATVHRLLVERGADGALRCTGAQVWTGSEHVRVHAHTQVLLCAGSIGSPQLLQLSGVGPGALLQGHGIPVVHELPGVGENLQDHLQIRAVFKVRGVPTLNTLANSWHGKARIGLQYLLMRSGPMSMAPSQLGAFTRSTPEQRWPNVEYHVQPLSLDAFGEPLHGFPAFTASVCNLNPTSRGSVRIRSPRAEDAPAIAPNYLSTPEDRQVAADSLRLTRRICAQPALAKYGTEEWKPGLQYQTDEELARLAGDIATTIFHPVGTTRMGRDGDPMAVLDARFRVRGVEGLRVVDAGAMPTITSGNTNSPTLMMAEKAADWVLAEAA is encoded by the coding sequence GTGAGCGACAACACCTTCGACTACGTGATCATCGGTGCCGGCACCGCCGGCTGCCTGCTCGCCAACCGCCTCTCGGCCGATCGGTCGAAGACCGTGCTGCTGATCGAGGCCGGCCGCCGCGACGACTACCACTGGATCCACATCCCGGTCGGCTACCTGTACTGCATCGGCAACCCGCGCACCGACTGGATGTACCGCACCGAGCCGGACGCCGGCCTGAACGGACGCCAGCTGAAGTACCCGCGCGGCAAGGCGCTGGGCGGCTGCTCCAGCATCAACGGCATGATCTACATGCGCGGCCAGGCGCGCGACTACGACCACTGGGCCGAGCTGACCGGCGACCCCGACTGGCGCTGGGACCGCTGCCTGCCCTTCTTCAAGCGGCACGAGGATTTCTACAAGGGCGCGGACGAGGTCCATGGCGCCGGCGGCGAGTGGCGGGTGGAGCGCCAGCGCCTGCGCTGGGACATCCTCGACGCCTTCGCGCAGGCGGCGCAGCAGGCCGGCATCCCGCACAGCGAGGACTTCAACCGCGGTGACAACGAAGGCGTGGGCTACTTCCAGGTCAACCAGAAGAACGGCTGGCGCTGGAACACGGCCAAGGCCTTCCTGCGGCCGACCTGCTACGGCCGGCCGAACTTCTCGATGTGGACCGGCGCCACGGTGCACCGCCTGCTGGTCGAGCGTGGCGCGGACGGCGCCTTGCGCTGCACCGGCGCGCAGGTGTGGACCGGCAGCGAGCACGTGCGGGTCCATGCGCACACGCAAGTGCTGCTGTGCGCGGGCAGCATCGGCTCGCCGCAGCTGCTGCAGCTGTCCGGCGTCGGCCCCGGCGCGCTGCTGCAAGGGCACGGGATCCCGGTCGTGCACGAGCTGCCGGGCGTCGGCGAGAACCTGCAGGACCACCTGCAGATCCGCGCGGTGTTCAAGGTGCGCGGCGTGCCGACGCTCAACACCCTGGCCAACAGCTGGCACGGCAAGGCCCGCATCGGCCTGCAGTACCTGCTGATGCGCAGCGGCCCGATGAGCATGGCGCCCTCGCAACTGGGCGCCTTCACCCGCAGCACGCCCGAGCAGCGCTGGCCCAACGTGGAATACCACGTGCAGCCGCTCAGCCTGGACGCTTTCGGCGAGCCGCTGCACGGCTTTCCCGCCTTCACCGCCAGCGTGTGCAACCTCAACCCGACCAGCCGCGGCTCGGTGCGCATCCGCAGCCCGCGCGCCGAGGACGCGCCGGCGATCGCGCCCAACTACCTGAGCACGCCCGAGGATCGGCAGGTCGCGGCCGACTCGCTGCGGCTGACGCGGCGCATCTGCGCCCAGCCGGCGCTGGCGAAGTACGGCACCGAGGAATGGAAGCCCGGGCTGCAGTACCAGACCGACGAGGAACTGGCGCGGCTGGCCGGCGACATCGCCACCACCATCTTCCACCCGGTGGGCACCACCCGCATGGGCCGCGACGGCGACCCGATGGCGGTGCTGGATGCCCGGTTCCGCGTGCGCGGTGTCGAGGGGCTGCGGGTCGTGGATGCCGGCGCCATGCCCACCATCACCAGCGGCAACACCAATTCGCCGACGCTGATGATGGCGGAGAAGGCCGCCGACTG